A window of the Saccharomyces eubayanus strain FM1318 chromosome II, whole genome shotgun sequence genome harbors these coding sequences:
- the YHP1 gene encoding Yhp1p encodes MESRNMVLPSLPAILTSNSSSPFQMHVLPNTNFPSDEQGVIRLPPLATSVHLPRPVVSTCKSPCDEARSNSNSPQPLSFLSQRLATSRTPLSKSKKPSSHSPSPFTPTIKNPTKGQPAQGTHSYRKVNILTPLSAAKAILTPRAKGDKKRSFAFITHSQETFPKKEPKIDNARLARRKRRRTSSHELGILQTAFDECPTPSKTKRTELSEQCNMSEKSVQIWFQNKRQAAKKHKNNNGNASRCKIHSSDSISMISYSDATLEITSTPTCSSKTITAELLKTSPPNISASIFKDDHITPCKPGRQLKFHGKPVVARRTLTSTSHNEPIDSLEKKENHLKFNAYERVPLGEIEMNSFEN; translated from the coding sequence ATGGAAAGCAGAAATATGGTGCTTCCTTCTCTACCGGCCATTCTTACAAGTAATTCTAGCTCGCCTTTTCAGATGCATGTTCTACCAAACACAAACTTTCCCAGTGATGAACAGGGTGTTATCAGGCTCCCACCCTTGGCTACGTCTGTGCACCTTCCAAGACCGGTCGTAAGCACTTGTAAAAGCCCATGCGATGAGGCAAGGTCGAACAGTAATAGCCCGCAACCTCTGAGCTTCCTATCGCAACGCTTGGCTACTTCCAGGACACCTTTATCCAAATCCAAGAAGCCGAGTTCTCATTCCCCTTCACCCTTTACCCCAACAATCAAGAACCCTACCAAAGGACAGCCAGCTCAGGGTACGCATTCTTATAGAAAAGTTAACATTCTCACACCTTTATCTGCAGCTAAAGCCATCCTGACGCCACGAGCAAAGGgtgacaaaaaaagatcatTTGCATTCATTACACATTCACAAGAAACGTTTCCCAAAAAGGAACCGAAGATCGATAACGCTCGGTTGGCTCGtcgaaaaagaagaagaacgtCGTCGCATGAGTTAGGAATTTTGCAGACTGCGTTCGATGAATGTCCCACTCCTAGTAAGACCAAGAGAACGGAGTTGTCCGAACAGTGTAACATGTCCGAAAAATCTGTTCAAATATGGTTCCAGAACAAAAGGCAAGCTGCTAAAAAGcacaaaaacaacaatggTAATGCAAGCCGTTGCAAGATTCACTCCAGTGATTCGATTTCTATGATATCATATTCAGATGCTACTTTAGAGATTACTTCCACCCCAACATGCTCTAGCAAGACCATTACTGCGGAGTTATTAAAGACCTCACCTCCAAACATCTCTGCATCGATTTTCAAAGACGATCATATTACCCCTTGTAAACCGGGTAGACAATTGAAGTTCCATGGCAAACCTGTGGTTGCTAGAAGAACATTAACAAGTACCAGTCATAACGAACCAATCGAcagtcttgaaaaaaaagaaaatcatttAAAATTCAATGCATATGAAAGAGTACCTCTAGGAGAGATTGAAATGAactcttttgaaaactaa
- the RPS18A gene encoding 40S ribosomal protein uS13, whose product MSLIVQEQGSFQHILRLLNTNVDGNIKIVYALTTIKGVGRRYSNLVCKKADVDLQKRAGELTQEELERIVQIMQNPTHYKIPAWFLNRQNDITDGKDYHTLANNVESKLRDDLERLKKIRAHRGIRHFWGLRVRGQHTKTTGRRRT is encoded by the exons ATGTCTTTAATTGTCCAAGAACAAGGTTCCTTCCAACACATTTTACG TTTGTTGAACACTAACGTTGACGGTAACATCAAGATCGTCTACGCCTTGACTACCATCAAGGGTGTTGGCCGTCGTTACTCCAACTTGGTCTGTAAGAAGGCCGATGTTGATTTACAAAAGAGAGCTGGTGAATTGACCcaagaagaattggaaagaaTTGTCCAAATCATGCAAAACCCAACTCACTACAAAATCCCAGCTTGGTTCTTGAACCGTCAAAACGACATTACTGACGGTAAGGACTACCACACTTTGGCTAACAACGTCGAATCTAAGTTGAGAGACGATTTGGAAAGATTAAAGAAGATCAGAGCTCACCGTGGTATCAGACACTTCTGGGGTTTACGTGTTAGAGGTCAACACACCAAGACCACtggtagaagaagaacttaA